In Sphaeramia orbicularis chromosome 7, fSphaOr1.1, whole genome shotgun sequence, one genomic interval encodes:
- the opn7b gene encoding opsin 7, group member b encodes MGNASETFLLVSRISKDNDFFMGTIYTIFGVLSVLGNGTLLFVAYRKKSSLKPAEFFVVNLAISDLSMTITLFPLAIPSAFAHMWLFNKVTCTVYAFCGVLFGLCSLTNLTVLSSVCWLKVCCPNYGNKFSFCHACLLVLGVWLYAGVFAVGPLTGWGEYGAEPYGTACCINWHAPSENPAAMSYIICLFFFCYIVPCTVIFLSYTFILLTVRGSRQAVQQHMSPQNKITNAHALIIKLSVAVCIGFLTAWSPYAIVSMWAAFGVPSNVPPMAFALAAIFAKSSTLYNPIVYLVFKPNFRKFLCRDVAQCRRKLCGCICQDSSAQKEMCMQSHYKEECNSTRLSNGLPENHGTCRHCPCPETARGSRENCAAHSPQQTARILKGSQHSEVAVSQLSNELQSDFL; translated from the exons atGGGAAATGCCTCCGAAACATTTTTGCTCGTGTCCAGAATATCAAAAGACAATGACTTCTTCATGGGAACGATCTATACCATTTTTGGT GTGCTGTCGGTGCTGGGTAATGGGACCCTGCTGTTCGTGGCCTATAGAAAGAAGTCCTCCCTGAAGCCAGCAGAGTTCTTTGTGGTGAACCTTGCCATCAGTGACCTGAGCATGACCATCACTTTGTTCCCGTTGGCCATACCTTCAGCCTTCGCTCATAT GTGGCTGTTTAATAAGGTGACGTGTACCGTCTATGCTTTCTGCGGCGTTTTGTTTGGACTGTGCAGCCTGACTAACCTGACGGTGCTCTCCAGCGTCTGCTGGCTCAAGGTCTGCTGTCCGAACTATG GTAACAAGTTCTCTTTCTGCCACGCCTGCCTGCTGGTTCTTGGAGTATGGTTGTACGCTGGAGTGTTCGCGGTGGGCCCCCTGACAGGCTGGGGTGAATACGGGGCCGAGCCTTACGGCACGGCGTGCTGCATTAATTGGCATGCGCCCAGCGAGAATCCTGCAGCTATGAGCTACATCATCTGCCTCTTTTTCTTCTGCTACATTGTGCCCTGCACCGTCATCTTCCTGTCTTACACGTTCATTCTGCTGACTGTTCGAGGCTCCCGCCAGGCTGTGCAGCAGCACATGTCCCCACAAAACAAGATCACCAACGCACACGCACTTATTATCAAG CTTTCAGTGGCTGTTTGCATCGGTTTCCTGACAGCATGGAGTCCATATGCTATCGTTTCCATGTGGGCAGCCTTTGGTGTCCCGTCAAATGTTCCACCGATGGCTTTTGCTCTCGCAGCTATCTTTGCCAAGTCCTCAACCCTTTACAACCCTATTGTTTATCTGGTCTTCAAGCCAAACTTTCGCAAGTTCCTGTGTCGGGATGTGGCTCAGTGTAGAAGAAAACTCTGTGGATGCATATGTCAGGACAGCTCAGCGCAGAAGGAAATGTGCATGCAGTCTCACTATAAAGAGGAATGCAACTCTACCAGGTTGTCCAATGGGCTACCTGAGAATCACGGGACATGCAGACACTGTCCTTGCCCAGAAACAGCTCGTGGTTCCAGAGAAAACTGTGCAGCACACAGCCCCCAGCAGACGGCCAGGATACTGAAAGGATCCCAACACAGTGAGGTGGCTGTAAGCCAACTCTCCAATGAGTTGCAAAGTGACTTCctgtag